In the genome of Telluria beijingensis, one region contains:
- a CDS encoding SRPBCC family protein, producing MNKVIKLHLHDRYPELGKGPVPVEPYISAPYFDKEQAKIFKKTWLHVGRVEEIPKAGDYFVKDLEACEASIIVVRDKAGCINAMHNVCSHRMNQIVYEKRGQARKFFCKFHGWAYDLEGKLTGVPEEESFFDLDKCDHGLTRVACDVWQGFIFINLDPNPALSLAEFMQPMFRDIEGYPFDKITTGFQWSTVVNCNWKLALDAFQEAYHVAYVHGRSIADAIDTAADGAMPPLDALCGEFHRRLSIAGNPKSVYGNPNAVTAGGAAAQQAIADSATAKPIAAAALRAGLGSATHQFRKEDLPKGMNWTGHDNWLFDINVVFPDFYLSLRPNYFQAYNFRPLSQGKTLLEARVYYPEMKTAGGRFYLEYMKVALRDVLLEDLSTLERTQSAVQTGVKKEMLLQDFELLVRHGAHVVDRIVNEETKA from the coding sequence ATGAACAAAGTCATCAAGCTGCATCTGCACGACCGCTACCCGGAACTGGGCAAGGGTCCGGTGCCGGTTGAGCCGTACATCTCCGCGCCCTATTTCGACAAGGAGCAGGCGAAGATCTTCAAGAAGACCTGGCTGCACGTGGGCCGGGTCGAAGAAATCCCGAAGGCCGGCGATTATTTCGTCAAGGACCTCGAGGCCTGCGAAGCCTCGATCATCGTCGTGCGCGACAAGGCCGGCTGCATCAACGCGATGCACAATGTGTGCTCGCACCGCATGAACCAGATCGTCTACGAGAAGCGCGGCCAGGCCCGCAAGTTCTTCTGCAAGTTCCACGGCTGGGCCTACGACCTCGAAGGCAAGCTGACCGGGGTGCCCGAAGAAGAATCCTTCTTCGACCTCGACAAATGCGATCACGGCCTGACGCGCGTGGCCTGCGACGTCTGGCAGGGCTTCATCTTCATCAACCTCGATCCGAACCCGGCGCTGTCGCTGGCCGAGTTCATGCAGCCGATGTTCCGCGACATCGAGGGCTACCCCTTCGACAAGATCACCACCGGCTTCCAATGGAGCACCGTGGTCAACTGTAACTGGAAGCTGGCGCTGGACGCCTTCCAGGAAGCCTACCACGTGGCCTATGTGCACGGCCGCTCGATTGCCGACGCGATCGACACCGCCGCCGACGGCGCCATGCCGCCGCTGGACGCCCTGTGCGGCGAATTCCACCGCCGGCTGTCGATCGCCGGCAATCCGAAGTCGGTGTATGGCAATCCGAACGCCGTCACCGCCGGCGGCGCCGCGGCCCAGCAGGCGATCGCCGATTCGGCCACTGCCAAGCCGATCGCGGCGGCCGCCCTGCGCGCCGGCCTGGGTTCGGCCACCCACCAGTTCCGCAAGGAAGACCTGCCGAAAGGGATGAACTGGACGGGCCACGACAACTGGCTGTTCGACATCAACGTGGTGTTCCCCGACTTCTACCTGTCGCTGCGGCCGAACTACTTCCAGGCCTATAACTTCCGCCCGCTCTCGCAGGGCAAGACGCTGCTGGAGGCGCGGGTCTACTACCCCGAGATGAAGACCGCCGGCGGCCGCTTCTACCTCGAGTACATGAAGGTCGCGCTGCGCGACGTGCTGCTCGAAGACCTGAGCACGCTCGAGCGCACCCAGTCGGCGGTGCAGACCGGCGTCAAGAAGGAAATGCTGTTGCAGGATTTCGAACTGCTGGTGCGCCATGGCGCCCACGTGGTCGACCGCATCGTGAACGAAGAAACCAAGGCTTGA
- a CDS encoding cupin domain-containing protein has translation MMAKCRIFAIDDNLKEVVAGGLYGKHLFGATVSVAVVKFVEERGRDLPAKSHSHGEEASLQLAGGCSVFESSDSETSDFESVMNSGDALIIPANAMHYGSNTFGPEGVSLRLNVVTPARAEYGPEDSTPYYPLKGRSA, from the coding sequence ATGATGGCTAAATGCAGGATCTTTGCCATTGACGACAACCTGAAGGAAGTCGTCGCCGGCGGCTTGTACGGCAAGCACCTGTTCGGCGCGACCGTCAGCGTGGCGGTGGTCAAGTTCGTCGAGGAGCGCGGACGCGACCTGCCGGCCAAGTCGCACAGCCACGGCGAGGAAGCCTCGCTGCAGCTGGCGGGCGGCTGCTCGGTGTTCGAGAGCAGCGACAGCGAGACGAGCGATTTCGAGTCGGTGATGAACAGCGGCGACGCCCTGATCATCCCGGCCAACGCCATGCACTACGGCAGCAATACCTTCGGCCCGGAAGGCGTGTCGCTGCGCCTGAACGTGGTCACCCCGGCGCGCGCCGAATACGGTCCCGAGGATTCGACGCCGTACTATCCCCTCAAGGGCAGGAGCGCATGA
- a CDS encoding cupin domain-containing protein encodes MNMTTTMSIVGQAEGGAVRHCESLQIDWRAPDAAPQVGTVDGEHLSISIAVFRQGQQSEAAPQPQGEEVATVLEGVFLVEAAGERYELVPGEGIIIPPREPRSWTCQSERGALYRVLVSLDNPAPAPASTPAQGKAA; translated from the coding sequence ATGAACATGACGACTACCATGAGCATCGTCGGACAGGCCGAAGGCGGCGCCGTGCGCCATTGCGAATCGCTGCAGATCGACTGGCGCGCGCCGGATGCGGCGCCCCAGGTGGGCACGGTCGATGGCGAGCACCTGTCGATCTCGATCGCCGTGTTCCGCCAGGGCCAGCAGAGCGAGGCGGCGCCGCAGCCGCAGGGCGAGGAAGTGGCGACCGTGCTGGAAGGCGTGTTCCTGGTCGAGGCGGCCGGCGAGCGCTACGAGCTGGTGCCGGGCGAGGGCATCATCATCCCGCCGCGCGAGCCGCGCAGCTGGACCTGCCAGAGCGAGCGCGGGGCCCTGTACCGGGTCCTCGTCAGCCTCGACAATCCGGCGCCGGCTCCGGCGTCGACCCCGGCGCAAGGGAAGGCCGCATGA
- a CDS encoding NAD(P)/FAD-dependent oxidoreductase: MNAPHVLIAGAGHAGGRVAQALRAAGFAGRVTLVGDEPYAPYERPALSKDMLVGAKGVSDLVLQPHAFWQDEANLARRQGRIVKVSPERSALLDDGATIDFDILVVATGGAARRLAIPGADAPEVRTLRTMDDCLALRPAMAAGRRLVVIGGGVIGMEAAASAVAMGMRATVLEGGARVMARCLPPEGSHWLQALHVQHGVSVETDVRLDLLARKEGSTAGVSVVGRQAGAVRTWDADLVLVAVGIAPDTAFLEGSGVALDNGVLADENHRNPGAPWCYAVGDIANMHNPLYGRHVRQETWRNAENGARAVAAAIVGAPDTHVELPWMWTDQHGRNIQVVGMYTPGDLVVSRIAPSEASGVLLWLHEGRVAGGMLVDCGRERKQLEALVRRGAAVDAAILGDPAIPLKELAK, encoded by the coding sequence ATGAACGCGCCGCACGTGCTGATCGCGGGCGCCGGCCATGCCGGCGGGCGCGTGGCCCAGGCGCTGCGCGCGGCCGGCTTCGCGGGACGCGTGACGCTGGTGGGCGATGAACCGTATGCGCCCTACGAACGGCCGGCCCTGTCGAAGGACATGCTGGTCGGCGCCAAGGGCGTGAGCGACCTGGTCCTGCAGCCCCATGCGTTCTGGCAGGACGAGGCGAACCTGGCGCGGCGCCAGGGCCGGATCGTGAAAGTGAGCCCGGAGCGCAGTGCGCTGCTGGACGACGGTGCGACGATCGACTTCGACATCCTGGTGGTCGCCACCGGCGGCGCCGCGCGCCGGCTGGCGATTCCCGGCGCCGATGCACCCGAAGTGCGCACCCTGCGCACCATGGATGACTGCCTGGCGCTGCGGCCGGCCATGGCCGCCGGACGGCGCCTGGTGGTGATCGGCGGCGGCGTAATCGGCATGGAGGCCGCCGCCAGCGCGGTGGCGATGGGCATGCGGGCGACCGTGCTGGAAGGCGGCGCGCGGGTCATGGCGCGCTGCCTGCCGCCGGAAGGCTCGCACTGGCTGCAGGCGCTGCACGTGCAACATGGCGTGAGCGTCGAGACCGATGTGCGGCTCGACCTGCTGGCGCGCAAGGAGGGCAGCACCGCCGGCGTGTCCGTCGTCGGCCGCCAGGCCGGCGCGGTGCGCACCTGGGACGCCGACCTGGTGCTGGTGGCGGTGGGCATCGCGCCCGACACCGCCTTCCTCGAAGGCAGCGGCGTCGCCCTCGACAACGGCGTGCTGGCCGACGAAAACCACCGCAACCCGGGCGCGCCCTGGTGCTATGCGGTCGGCGACATCGCGAATATGCACAACCCGCTGTATGGACGCCATGTGCGCCAGGAGACCTGGCGCAACGCCGAGAACGGCGCGCGCGCGGTGGCGGCCGCCATCGTCGGCGCGCCGGACACGCACGTCGAACTGCCGTGGATGTGGACCGACCAGCATGGACGCAATATCCAGGTGGTCGGCATGTACACGCCGGGCGACCTGGTGGTGTCCCGCATCGCCCCGTCCGAGGCCAGCGGCGTGCTGCTGTGGCTGCACGAGGGCAGGGTGGCGGGCGGCATGCTGGTCGACTGCGGACGCGAACGCAAGCAGCTCGAGGCGCTGGTGCGCCGCGGCGCCGCGGTCGACGCCGCGATCCTGGGCGACCCCGCAATCCCGCTCAAGGAGCTCGCCAAGTGA
- a CDS encoding nuclear transport factor 2 family protein: MSHDLEQRLARLEAAEAIRQLKARYARLADAKYGSDYRRQPAPVMLEIARAQADCFAEDARWDGGPGFGASLVGRAALADWFARSPWCWALHYYTSPEIAVEGERAHASWRLWQIALRDPGGQALLLAAVTHEDYARQPDGNWLCTQMRFEQTQMLPVGAGSFPLATSFEQIPSAGSGAEQPFIPPVTPR; this comes from the coding sequence GTGAGCCACGACCTGGAACAGCGGCTGGCGCGGCTCGAAGCCGCCGAGGCGATCCGCCAGCTCAAGGCGCGCTACGCCCGGCTGGCCGACGCCAAGTACGGCAGCGACTATCGGCGCCAGCCGGCGCCCGTCATGCTGGAGATCGCGCGCGCGCAGGCCGACTGCTTCGCCGAGGACGCCCGTTGGGACGGCGGCCCCGGCTTCGGCGCCAGCCTGGTCGGCCGGGCGGCGCTGGCCGACTGGTTCGCCCGCTCGCCCTGGTGCTGGGCGCTGCATTACTACACCAGCCCCGAAATCGCGGTCGAGGGCGAGCGCGCCCACGCCAGCTGGCGGCTGTGGCAGATCGCACTGCGCGATCCGGGCGGCCAGGCGCTGCTGCTGGCCGCCGTCACCCACGAAGACTATGCGCGCCAGCCCGATGGTAACTGGCTGTGCACGCAGATGCGCTTCGAACAGACCCAGATGTTGCCGGTTGGCGCAGGAAGCTTCCCGCTGGCGACGTCGTTCGAACAGATTCCCTCCGCCGGCAGCGGCGCGGAGCAACCATTCATTCCACCTGTGACCCCACGATGA
- a CDS encoding dihydroorotate dehydrogenase electron transfer subunit, whose protein sequence is MNHILPITTASAPPEGCAHGSCGDFTIAENLCQVVSNDWVNAEYKHLVLTAPQPALAVLPGQFFHLQCPPSGEDVPYLRRPMSLYRVNPEQCTIEFLYKVQGAGTRGLATLDPGATLDAFGPVGKGFELPEGSRHLLLLARGVGLATMAPLAQYAAGRGVRVTAILSARAPELVMSEDYLREVGAEVIVVHDQDGSSDIAHIEKLVRERHAELPFDLLTTCGSNRFLLALQRLGKELGVPGQVALEQLMGCALGMCFACVRPFRADADSETLSYRRVCWDGPVFDVQETVTW, encoded by the coding sequence ATGAATCACATCCTACCCATCACCACCGCCAGTGCGCCGCCGGAGGGCTGCGCGCACGGGAGCTGCGGCGACTTCACGATCGCCGAGAACCTGTGCCAGGTCGTCAGCAACGACTGGGTGAACGCCGAGTACAAGCACCTGGTGCTGACCGCCCCGCAGCCCGCGCTGGCGGTCTTGCCCGGCCAGTTCTTCCACCTGCAATGTCCGCCCTCGGGCGAGGACGTGCCCTACCTGCGCCGTCCGATGAGCCTGTACCGCGTCAATCCGGAACAGTGCACCATCGAGTTCCTGTACAAGGTGCAGGGCGCCGGCACGCGCGGCCTGGCCACGCTCGATCCGGGCGCCACGCTGGATGCCTTCGGCCCGGTCGGCAAGGGCTTCGAACTGCCGGAAGGCAGCCGCCACCTGCTGCTGCTGGCGCGCGGGGTCGGACTGGCCACCATGGCGCCGCTGGCGCAGTATGCGGCCGGCCGCGGCGTGCGCGTCACCGCCATCCTGAGCGCGCGGGCGCCGGAACTGGTCATGTCCGAAGACTACCTGCGCGAGGTCGGCGCCGAAGTCATCGTGGTGCACGACCAGGACGGCAGCAGCGATATCGCGCACATCGAGAAACTGGTGCGCGAGCGCCATGCCGAGCTGCCGTTCGACCTGCTCACCACCTGCGGCTCGAATCGCTTCCTGCTGGCGCTGCAACGCCTGGGCAAGGAACTGGGCGTGCCGGGCCAGGTGGCGCTCGAGCAGCTGATGGGCTGCGCGCTTGGCATGTGTTTTGCATGTGTACGGCCATTCCGCGCCGACGCGGATTCGGAAACCCTGAGCTACCGGCGCGTATGCTGGGACGGCCCGGTGTTTGACGTACAGGAGACGGTGACATGGTAG
- a CDS encoding dihydroorotate dehydrogenase, with protein sequence MVDMSVSIGGLTLQNPIMPGSGTFAEGMAKVFDLNQLGAIVTKTLTNDLREGNRPPRVAELRNATLFSIGIPSKGPDHYVNELVPFYRNYTPPLVASISANTAEEFGELAARLSVPGVVAIEANISCPNLKKDGQAFGMDPYATEAVIRSMKDATKVQVWAKLSPNVGSIAVIARAAELGGADALVSSNALLAMAIDIESHRPKVANLMGGITGSATKPIQLRMAYQAAQAVSIPVIGCGGISSAEDAIEYMLAGCSAVQVGTANFISANAMPRIIADMQAYCVRRGVTRIRDLIGAMKMHEANMLELRAGL encoded by the coding sequence ATGGTAGACATGAGCGTATCGATCGGCGGATTGACCCTGCAGAATCCGATCATGCCGGGTTCCGGCACCTTCGCCGAAGGCATGGCCAAGGTGTTCGACCTGAACCAGCTGGGGGCGATCGTCACCAAGACCCTCACCAACGACCTGCGCGAGGGCAACCGCCCGCCGCGCGTGGCCGAGCTGCGCAACGCGACCCTGTTCTCGATCGGCATCCCGAGCAAGGGGCCGGACCACTACGTGAACGAACTGGTGCCGTTCTACCGGAACTACACGCCGCCGCTGGTGGCCAGCATCTCGGCCAATACCGCCGAGGAGTTCGGCGAACTGGCGGCGCGCCTGAGCGTGCCCGGGGTGGTGGCGATCGAGGCCAATATCTCGTGCCCGAACCTCAAGAAGGACGGCCAGGCCTTCGGCATGGACCCCTACGCCACCGAGGCGGTGATCCGCTCGATGAAGGACGCCACCAAGGTGCAGGTGTGGGCCAAGCTGTCGCCCAATGTCGGCAGCATTGCCGTCATCGCCCGCGCGGCCGAACTGGGCGGCGCGGACGCCCTGGTCAGTTCCAATGCCTTGCTGGCGATGGCGATCGATATCGAGAGCCACCGGCCGAAGGTCGCCAACCTGATGGGCGGCATCACCGGCAGCGCCACCAAGCCGATCCAGCTGCGCATGGCCTACCAGGCGGCGCAGGCGGTGTCGATCCCGGTGATCGGCTGCGGCGGCATTTCCAGCGCCGAGGATGCGATCGAATACATGCTGGCCGGCTGCAGCGCGGTGCAGGTCGGCACCGCCAACTTCATCAGCGCCAATGCCATGCCGCGCATCATCGCCGACATGCAGGCCTATTGCGTGCGGCGCGGCGTCACCCGTATCCGCGACCTGATCGGCGCCATGAAGATGCACGAAGCGAATATGCTGGAATTGAGGGCCGGCCTATGA
- a CDS encoding non-heme iron oxygenase ferredoxin subunit — translation MTTEAIVHLPGALDVAPAATADADGWIALGSMDQVFGARACHSLRVGNVQVGLFLVEGEIYAIDDICSHGNAKLSEGDLDGFEVECPLHAGLFDIRSGKALSAPVTRDVRSHGIRRDGELLFIRMAS, via the coding sequence ATGACGACCGAAGCGATCGTCCACCTGCCCGGCGCGCTGGATGTGGCGCCGGCCGCTACCGCCGACGCCGACGGCTGGATCGCCCTGGGCAGCATGGACCAGGTGTTCGGCGCCCGTGCCTGCCACTCGCTCCGGGTGGGGAATGTGCAGGTGGGCCTGTTCCTGGTCGAGGGCGAGATCTATGCCATCGACGACATCTGCAGCCATGGCAATGCCAAATTGTCCGAGGGCGACCTCGATGGCTTCGAGGTCGAGTGTCCGCTGCACGCTGGTCTGTTCGACATCCGCTCCGGCAAGGCCCTGTCGGCCCCGGTCACGCGCGACGTGCGCAGCCACGGCATACGCCGCGACGGCGAGCTGCTGTTCATCCGGATGGCTTCCTGA
- a CDS encoding asparaginase, whose product MCAAGARRPRIAVVGTGGTFAMQARHAFDWVEYGESGVIHPIDALIPQIDGLGLDVDIVPVGFRMIGSTGIVPQDWVELARLIADTARADDTIDGFVVTHGTATLEETAWFLHLALDLRQPVVVTGAQRPQNTSGSDALGNLRAALAVAAAPQAAGIGSVVVMDGLVFAARDVTKAASFELHAFEAPPFGPLGRVDADGGVVLRRQALGSAPGALAAALAPGQPLPAVGMTVSYAGADGAAIDGLLQAGVRGLVSIGLAPGRPANGERAALQRAVAAGVTVVQAARAPRGQVPPQDFLVRDGILAGGDLTPQKLRILLMLLLAQSPALDAAALQTMLLAH is encoded by the coding sequence ATGTGCGCCGCAGGCGCGCGCCGGCCGCGGATCGCGGTGGTCGGCACCGGCGGCACGTTTGCCATGCAGGCGCGCCATGCCTTCGACTGGGTCGAGTATGGCGAGAGCGGCGTGATCCACCCGATCGACGCCCTGATCCCGCAGATCGACGGGCTCGGGCTCGACGTGGACATCGTGCCGGTCGGTTTTCGCATGATCGGCAGCACCGGCATCGTGCCCCAGGACTGGGTCGAGCTGGCGCGGCTGATCGCGGACACCGCGCGCGCCGACGACACGATCGACGGCTTCGTGGTCACCCACGGCACCGCCACGCTGGAAGAAACGGCCTGGTTCCTGCACCTGGCGCTCGACCTGCGCCAGCCGGTGGTGGTGACCGGCGCCCAGCGGCCGCAGAACACCTCCGGCAGCGACGCCCTGGGCAACCTGCGCGCCGCGCTCGCCGTGGCGGCCGCGCCGCAGGCGGCCGGCATCGGCTCGGTAGTCGTGATGGACGGCCTGGTGTTCGCGGCGCGCGACGTCACCAAGGCAGCCAGCTTCGAGCTGCACGCCTTCGAGGCGCCTCCCTTCGGTCCTCTGGGCCGGGTCGACGCCGATGGCGGCGTGGTGCTGCGCCGCCAGGCCCTGGGCAGCGCGCCGGGTGCGCTGGCGGCGGCGCTGGCGCCTGGCCAGCCGCTGCCGGCGGTGGGCATGACGGTGTCCTACGCCGGCGCCGACGGCGCCGCCATCGACGGCCTGCTGCAGGCCGGGGTGCGCGGCCTGGTCAGCATCGGCCTGGCGCCGGGTCGGCCGGCCAATGGCGAGCGCGCGGCCCTGCAGCGCGCGGTGGCCGCCGGCGTGACGGTGGTGCAGGCCGCGCGCGCGCCGCGCGGCCAGGTGCCGCCGCAGGACTTCCTGGTGCGCGACGGGATACTGGCCGGGGGCGACCTGACCCCGCAAAAACTGCGCATCCTGCTGATGCTGCTGCTCGCGCAGTCGCCGGCCCTGGATGCGGCGGCATTACAAACGATGTTGCTGGCGCATTGA
- a CDS encoding SRPBCC family protein, which translates to MEMISERLVPASREAVWEALNSPEVLRSCIAGCQKLEATDTDVYDVLMAVKIGPVSAKFQGTMTLSDIVPPESYAIGFEGRGGMAGFAKGCATVKLVAPPEGGGTLLQYEVQAQVGGKLAQLGARLIDSSARKMADDFFARFVAHFATPAGDETGDEPLLEANRA; encoded by the coding sequence ATGGAGATGATCAGCGAACGCCTGGTGCCCGCCAGCCGGGAAGCGGTATGGGAAGCCTTGAATTCGCCGGAGGTGCTGCGAAGTTGCATCGCCGGTTGCCAGAAGCTCGAGGCGACCGACACCGATGTGTACGACGTGCTGATGGCGGTGAAGATCGGCCCGGTGAGCGCCAAGTTCCAGGGCACCATGACCCTGAGCGATATCGTGCCGCCCGAATCGTACGCGATCGGCTTCGAGGGGCGCGGCGGCATGGCCGGTTTCGCCAAGGGCTGTGCGACGGTGAAGCTGGTGGCGCCGCCGGAAGGGGGCGGCACCCTGCTGCAATACGAGGTGCAGGCCCAGGTCGGCGGCAAGCTGGCCCAGCTCGGCGCGCGCCTGATCGACAGCTCGGCCAGGAAGATGGCCGACGATTTCTTCGCCCGCTTCGTGGCGCACTTCGCCACCCCGGCAGGGGACGAGACAGGCGATGAACCGCTGCTGGAGGCAAACAGGGCCTAG
- a CDS encoding ABC transporter substrate-binding protein — translation MNKLANMNSVLCSIALAALSAHAQADVKIGLSGPFSGPMAADGQEYIDGFSLALEQLGGKLGGQDVTVTQGDDMMKPEIGSQVMRKFIERDRVDAIVGLGYSNIIMANLRRLKDSGVVSIAVAGGPSPMAGAQCAPNVFSIAYPNDGSGEAIGKLMQDKGYKNVYLMAPNYQAGKDMINGFKRWYKNAVAAEVYTQINQTDYSAEITQLQLAKKDAIFVFYPGSMGVNFIKQLKQAGVIGAVPVYSTFTVDGTNLPALRNAALGVVSGNTWNPSLQNPQNEKFVRAFEAKYKRTPGTYAANAYDAAMLLDVAVRKVKGDTSNKAAFAAAVKAAGAEFKSVRGRFSFNSNNMPIQDYHAFEMVQEGSHFTGRLLATPLSNHKDAYVSACPLK, via the coding sequence ATGAACAAGCTCGCCAACATGAATTCGGTACTCTGCTCCATCGCACTCGCAGCACTGTCGGCCCACGCCCAGGCCGACGTCAAGATCGGCCTGTCCGGCCCGTTCAGCGGCCCGATGGCGGCCGACGGACAGGAATACATCGACGGCTTCTCCCTGGCGCTGGAACAGCTGGGCGGAAAGCTCGGCGGCCAGGACGTCACCGTGACCCAGGGCGACGACATGATGAAGCCGGAGATCGGCAGCCAGGTGATGCGCAAGTTCATCGAGCGCGACCGCGTGGATGCCATCGTCGGCCTTGGCTACTCGAACATCATCATGGCCAACCTGCGGCGCCTGAAGGACTCGGGCGTGGTGTCGATCGCGGTGGCCGGCGGACCGTCGCCGATGGCCGGCGCCCAGTGCGCACCGAACGTGTTCTCGATCGCCTATCCGAACGACGGCTCGGGCGAGGCGATCGGCAAGCTGATGCAGGACAAGGGCTACAAGAACGTCTACCTGATGGCGCCCAACTACCAGGCCGGCAAGGACATGATCAACGGCTTCAAGCGCTGGTACAAGAACGCGGTGGCGGCCGAGGTCTACACCCAGATCAACCAGACCGACTACTCGGCCGAGATCACCCAGCTGCAGCTGGCCAAGAAGGACGCCATCTTCGTGTTCTACCCGGGCAGCATGGGCGTGAACTTCATCAAGCAGCTCAAGCAGGCCGGCGTGATCGGCGCGGTGCCGGTGTATTCCACCTTCACCGTCGACGGCACCAACCTGCCGGCGCTGCGCAACGCCGCGCTGGGCGTCGTCAGCGGCAATACCTGGAACCCGTCGCTGCAGAATCCGCAGAACGAGAAATTCGTCCGCGCCTTCGAGGCGAAGTACAAGCGCACCCCCGGCACCTACGCCGCCAACGCCTACGACGCGGCGATGCTGCTCGACGTCGCGGTGCGCAAGGTCAAGGGCGACACCAGCAACAAGGCGGCGTTCGCGGCCGCGGTCAAGGCGGCCGGCGCCGAGTTCAAGTCGGTGCGCGGACGCTTCAGCTTCAACAGCAACAATATGCCGATCCAGGACTACCACGCCTTCGAGATGGTGCAGGAGGGTTCGCATTTCACCGGCCGCCTGCTGGCCACGCCGCTTTCCAACCACAAGGACGCCTATGTGTCCGCCTGCCCATTGAAGTGA
- a CDS encoding branched-chain amino acid ABC transporter permease → MLLLAQLLNGLQYGLLLFLLAAGLTLVFGIMSFVNLAHGSLYMMGAYIAASVANSTGNFLVGIAAALAGCLAIGMLLERVAISRLYDKDHLSHVLATFGMIMFFNELASMVWGKQPLFVAIPALLDGTVDLFGLQYPLYRFAVIVAGLAVAAGCYLMIHKTRLGMLIRAGANNTAMVGALGINIKLLNAMLFGIGAALAGLSGAVAAPILSVQAGMGEPVLIVTFVVIVIGGIGSVKGAFYSALIVGVVDTMGRAFLPLALNAVISRELADAAGPALASLLIYLLMAAVLAWRPQGLFVAKR, encoded by the coding sequence ATGCTACTGTTAGCACAACTCCTCAACGGCTTGCAATACGGCCTGCTGCTGTTCCTGCTCGCGGCCGGCCTGACCCTGGTGTTCGGCATCATGAGTTTCGTGAACCTGGCGCACGGCTCGCTGTACATGATGGGCGCCTATATCGCGGCCTCGGTGGCCAATAGCACCGGCAACTTCCTGGTCGGGATCGCGGCGGCGCTGGCCGGCTGCCTGGCGATCGGCATGCTGCTGGAACGGGTGGCCATCTCGCGCCTGTACGACAAGGACCACCTGAGCCACGTGCTGGCCACCTTCGGCATGATCATGTTCTTCAACGAGCTGGCATCGATGGTGTGGGGCAAGCAGCCGCTGTTCGTCGCCATTCCCGCACTGCTGGACGGCACGGTCGACCTGTTCGGCCTGCAGTACCCGCTGTACCGCTTCGCGGTGATCGTGGCCGGCCTGGCGGTGGCCGCGGGCTGCTACCTGATGATCCACAAGACCCGGCTGGGCATGCTGATCCGCGCCGGCGCCAACAACACCGCCATGGTGGGCGCCCTGGGGATCAACATCAAGCTGCTCAATGCCATGCTGTTCGGGATCGGCGCGGCGCTGGCCGGCCTGTCCGGCGCGGTGGCGGCGCCCATCCTGTCGGTGCAGGCGGGGATGGGCGAGCCGGTCCTGATCGTTACCTTCGTGGTGATCGTGATCGGCGGGATCGGCTCGGTCAAGGGCGCCTTCTACTCGGCGCTGATCGTCGGCGTGGTCGACACCATGGGCCGCGCCTTCCTGCCCCTGGCGCTCAATGCGGTGATCAGCCGCGAGCTGGCCGACGCCGCCGGTCCGGCGCTGGCCTCCCTTTTGATTTACCTGCTGATGGCGGCCGTCCTGGCCTGGCGTCCTCAGGGTCTCTTCGTGGCGAAACGATGA